The Solanum dulcamara chromosome 6, daSolDulc1.2, whole genome shotgun sequence genome contains the following window.
atcatttaaagaaagtaattttttgataattttaggcCCCTTGGATCATTTATTATAGCTTTTATACAAGTAAAAACACCATATAAGGTTATCTTGTAAATATTTAtgttagtatttttattttaaatattatcatttttatttgcaGTGTAACCATCTTGTAAATATCCAATTCGACATGATTCGTCAAATTTCAAAACTCTCATGTGCTAATTTATCTAGGCTGAGTCAATCCGTCtgtttatgatattttgagtGAAACTTTAACTTCATTGAAGTTTTTCTGTCAAATCCAAATTTGTCTAAAAGGTCGAATTTTAGTTTCTAATTTTGTGACTTGTAAAATTATAGATTTATTATAGAAAACTAACAGGGTGCGTATGTATTATTATAGATTTATGGGATCATTTATCATTgtaaaattatgtatatttgaaaaattgtgatgacatataatcatcaacaacaacaacatatcctgTGAAATTCCATTGGGTGGGTTATAATGTAtacagaccttaccactacctcatagaAACAcgtagagagactgtttttaAAAGACCCTTGACTCGAGTGCATCAAACtcaagtaaagaaaaaaaagaaaataatgggGAAAACATAACAATTAATAAGAAAAGTAGTGTAAAGTCTATAAGAaagaaacaataacaacaacaaaaacaaaatattgTAACTATCGaaacacaataaataacatatggaAAGAACTATAAGGGTACAACTAATACTACAATTGACACTAACAAGTCTAAACTCTGGCAAGgcaagacaacatgattctaccCCTATTGACCTTCTATTTGATCAAAACGAATAATACGTATCATGGGATTGGACAATGATATTATTTCCTTAATGAAAAGTTTTTTATAAGCGAACAAATATTGTGAcatatttaaaatcacaaatttcaaaagttttatagctatataaatgttatatcatatttaaaatcacaaatttctgaatttttttttctttattaaacaTTGTATAAAGTCAAACAATATCAAATTGCAACTTATAGTAATTTGcgtatagtttttaaatatctaaattctatttttaaaatattgagttgATCAAATCCAATTAATGTTATTAATTAACTTCAAAGATTAGTCAAACtaactttcaaaaaaaatgaaaaatatcacataatttGAGACGGAAGAGAGAGTGTTGATAACCTAAAAACTATTCACATCACTCTCTATATAATGTTGTTGAGATCTCACTCCATTttctacaatcaactcaactcaacccAACATGAAGAAGATGGAACTTCCcttcttttttcttgttctcATTTTGCTACTTGAAATAACATTTTCTGTTGAGTCTCAAAATCCAGCACTcttgaagtatgtgcttgaatGGCCACCTACTTTCTGTATTCAATTGAATCACGAAAAAGAAGGTTGGTGCAAAGTACCAATTCCTTATCATCAATTCACACTGCATGGCCTTATGCCAGCAGATGAAGAAGGATTTAGCATTAAATATTGCTCGAACACAGAGCCAAATTGGAATGCGCTGGTATATATTAATTACTGTTTACTTTTTGAGAGTTTTAAGTTTTCTGCACTGACAAACAGACAGTACAAAACAATAAGGGATGATACTACTTTTTATAGACATCCTTAACACTACACTTTTATTAAAGTCATGCATGTTATTTACCTTATAATAATGCAATTTCAATCTGTTATAGTAGGTTAGTTATCATAAAGATATTTACATTACATGCATGTGCGTAATGAGATCTGATTGTGtaaatattacttttttttatgaCATTGTAGTTTGAATCAACCAGAGATGAACTCGTAACATTCTGGCCATCGCTTAGAGAAGATTTTAATGAGACGGAGTTCTGGAAGCGCCAGTGGCGAGCCCATGGATCGTGTGCAGGAACAACACCTGAAGAGTACTTCCACAAAGCAATACATATCAATCACTTGCCTGAACATGGCAACTTGTTCaattacttgataaaaagagGGATTTTTCCAAGTGATCATAGGGCTTATCGAAAAGAAGATATTGTTAAGGCTATCCAAAGTGTCTTTGATGAATTTCCTTCTCTAATTCGTCAACGTTCTCCCCCTCGTCCTTCTTCTGGATCACCATCGCGTAATATTTATCTCTCTTGTGTTCCAACAAATCATGGTTACATATTGAGTGAGGTTACCTTGTGCACTAATCTAGAGGGCACTGAATACATTTCATGTCCATTAGAAGCTGATCCAGCAAGTTGCCCTGATGAAATTATGCTCCCTCTTCCAAATGATCAAATACGGTAACGATTTTCATTAACCTAGTAAAAAGTTATTTAAATTTGGTATGTTTGTTGTTTGAAGTTAAATTGAAATATTAGAttgattcaatattttaaaactaaaatttaaatattaatttttttttatgaaaagtactttttttataagaaaaattaataccactataagttataatttttatatctcatgttaatatatatgattaaaactatattttaaaatattggtcaaaatttatatagtttgaatttaaaaaaatataaaatatgatataaatcaCGAGAAAAGGAGTACTTAACTACTTATTCACACACGTACACTTGTATTAATTAACTATGATTAAGTAATACATATTGGATCTCAATTTAAAGACTATGTACCATGgttaaattatttgatttgatttaacaATTGAATACAAATAAATACTTACCGATTTAACTTTATATTAATGTTTAATTATATAATTCTTTGTAGGCCGTATCTGCCGCTGATGGATAAATGGAAGAAACCAATGggaaatatatgaatatatccCCCATTTGATAATCATGAGttgaataaaatattcaatgGCTGAGATTAATTCTcacttttgaattattattattgttgttattaaaaAGAGAGTATGGAATATGTTGTAACACATGACGTGTGAAATTAATGCATAGTTATATATGCAGTACTATATTGAATAAAACGTTTATTCTACTCTCTTATTTGACATTGATTTGCAGCGTAGTTCATGTTTGTTTACATAATTAATCTttttgcttttaatatagtaaatGTGTTGGATCAAAGTTTTGTCTTATTTCGggaaaagaataataataacctAACATACCAACTAACTCATTGGACtaaaattcatgaattaatttacgttctgatatatatattggattgagtgtcacgtttcgatacatatattggatcatgtgtcacgttctgatacatatatgttgacacccaattttgaccctccacaacgcaaattagctattgaATTTCTTGAAGGAAGGccaatcaaattttaatatttttttacattatCGTCAATATGTATAATTACTTAAACTCTCACTATAAAAATAACGAATTTAGCGGCAATAATATATAAACATGAGTATTTATAACCAACATTCTATATAAATGCCAATAAAGACTTTAACGACTCTGGATGTAATAACATTAACTCAATATAATTGTCgctaaatatttttgtgaagGAAAATCTATTATCATTAAATGTCGCACGTACCTGTGAAGCTGGAGCAGGAGGTGAAGGACGAGGAACAATAATGTTTTGAACACAACAACGTTTGTTAGTGACAGAAGTTGGACAATTCACAAAATTCTTTGCATCATTTGTGTAGCAAAATGTAACTTGATTCAAATAAGCATGAGTTGTATTAATGTCTTTGCAAGTGAAAGACACATCCTTATTGCTTGCAACTTGTTTGAATGAGTTCAAGATTTCAACATTGTTGTATGTAGCAGAGTCACAAGGGACAATTCCATTTGAGTTTATTAAATGACATTGTACTAAATCTCCAATTTCATTAGCCAATCTTGAAGCCCTAATGAAATATTGTGTTGGAGTTTTGAACTTTTGTATTATGCATGTTCCATATGTATTCCAACCTTCCTTCCACATGTCTTTGGGATATTGTTTAGTGAGAGAGGGCCAAAACAGGCTGAGTTTGTCTACCAACGCGGTATCAAACTGTGACACATGTGCGGGTacatggatcaaaatgagatagtgatgaaattttTCACGCAATTTGTCTTTTGGGTTCCTTTTTTTCTCTCCCTAATTGCGGAaaagttgtttcatcaaaccaaTAATCTGCAAATCAAACAGTAAATAAGTCTCATGTCAACGATTAAAGGTAgcaaattatggagggtgagtcaaacccaacatatatataatgaccctttaggtcgttttgaatactagggttttttattttataaaagacttatcccgtaaatttttaatgggtaccttggactaattgataactatttttatctttttataaattttagtataatatacatatttctatataactatatctttgattactatttatgtagttattcgaaaatcatctcaaaaagatttcatttttaactaaatacgatgttagttaggttagtttaattatagtttgcatttttgaaatttttagttttttttctaataaaaaatcataatctctCACATCGAAAATCCTTGAAGgatttgaaatttttggagcctatataaagaatcatattcttattaagaaaaaagaagaagtggTGGTTTTTTAGCCACCTTgtaaaaatttctagctttcaatctatatttttcttcaaggaaaataggagattgaagtcgacatttaggctaagaacagtgttcttataacatcgaacccacgaaggtccgagtctaaattttcaatttttctttttgtggattgAAGTTctatcaagctcttgggtggtggtgaagttgtcttccgctcgtcgtcttcagtctcgctgcctggaaaaagataaaatcttttctcagatttagggcagcccggtgctctaaagctcccgctatgcgcaggatccGAGGAAGggtctgaccacaagggtctattgtacgtagtcttaccttgcatttctgtcatatgctgttttcaaggcttgaacccgtgacttCCTGGTTACATGACAGCAACTTTATCAGTTATTCAAGGCTCCCATTCTctttttctcaactttattttatttaattatttcatgttttatatttaattgTTTCGTAGTCTTTTTTTAGTTAGTgcgtattaagaataattagattaatgatataaatttcttATACTTAGCATGTATTAGGGTTAATTAGgtatcatgtgttaggattattttatgaaagatcttagttttgttcattatttttccaaatagttaTCTTTGATaatatagatttttatgtttttaatttcttcttttaacatgatttagataacaaaaatatgcttaaagttgttatttaattagaactttcatggcctaattgatttaattctttctttaaaattttagctagtatagcgtatatattaaatccgtgttccttagttacttgaatatatttcttctttcctttcctttatcTACGTATATGCATGTTTTTAGTCACTTTTAagatgcccatcaatttgataatttaaaatatcatgatatattccttggtttagcttaaaatgagtaaatgcttatgtaattttattttggtgcatgtgatatcaattcgtgtccatctttggactccatccttgcatGTCATTAAATTTTGAGTCTTCTATGATCTTGCTCGAATTGCTAAAAAAATGATACATGGAAAAGAAGCTAATATACATGGTTTGAATAATGATATTGGATTCTATACACGGAATATAGGCGGAAAACAGTGtcatatacactgatatacagcagatacagggaacaaacaggtggtatactatgtgtatacagtttgatatatagaaataatattgCATACACTGTATAGAGTATATATACAGTccgatatacagtgtatatacaactgCGATTTACATTGAAATTGTATttaaggcccaaaacgcagatgacccaacaacttagtccagtcgtacagaaactaagtgtcggacaatattttcatgtgttatttattatttatttatattaattcggattgtaataatttatttacttatgatatttatgcttgcttagatattaattttaatttgttttaacttaattagatttccGTAAAGATAagcaattcatgttaatttactctttaaatgattttctacctttacttagtaatttgataaattttttactttttttatatacagatgtatataattttcaaatgtttaagtttgatcatttttctaaaaaaaatacttattataAAGTctttcactactaaaaaacttgTAAAAAAAGTGACGGATTGCGCTGCTCAAAAAAGCAATGAAATTTGatacgcagtccgtcgctttttttttgtaaaaaataatatatttttttataaatagcaATGGACAGAGACTATATGTCCGTCGCTATTTTTGGcagattttttaaatatatttaaaaattaattataaaataaacataatgacGGAGTCCATTtcttttaattgaaaataattaaatataattttaatattgcGTCTCCGTCTGTcgcatttttttatattttatttatcatattttttaaaataagcgACGGACAGCGTCTCTAAGTCCGTCGCTTATTTGGTCAAAGgtggtcaaatatttttaaaaagcgacggacagagcGACACGGTCTGTCGCTCCATCTGAAATACTTCAAAACAGAGCCCCgacttttttctcatttttgttctctctctctctttaaaCCCTCCCCCTTCTCTCTAAAAATTCCACCTCCTCGCCGCCGATAGCTGTTGCCGCCGCCATGCCCTCCCCCATCGTCGTTGTTGCTGCTGCCCCTCCCCACTGtcaacctctctctctctcttcgtattgttaataaggttagttagttttagagttttaattttgaaaaaacatattaatttgttgatttgttagttaatttattttatttaatttgtttaatgtatgttattaacataattaatttgtatatgtgattttgaattggtAAATGTTAGAAATTAGATTTTAGGTACTTTGTTTGAgttgggattttttttttcaattaaattgtgaattatatatattttttggagttggaattaAAGTGTTGTTGATATTCAAATATTATGTTAAGTTGGTTAGTTCTTGACGtgagaatgtgaatgaaaattttagggCCTTAGTTTGAATTGTGgtttttttaaaggaaaaattacttgattgagtgttttttaaaaattaattactgattttagcgatattttttatttattaccatttatagcaatatatagcaatattatgataaatctacatatgtattaaaagtgaattatgcatacaatataaatatattataagtgttttaaaatatatattatgtttgtgtagtaagaaactaacataatgtattataagtctattaaaatatatgataaatgtattatccatctataaaacttgtattatatatattttataaatagttctctgcaatatgtattaaaattgtattataaatgtattatatgtgttcagtgaaattatatttttattgctataaatggtaaatatttttttaatattgtatatttatgtaagtttcccttttttataattagattgtgaattgggTATTGTGTTAGTTGGACTTGAAgtatttttgaagataaaattacgGTTAGAACATGAACTAATTAGAAAttagaaattagaattttttatgtttggaagatatttAAGTTAGAATAACATTGGGTTGAATGATAtttgatgtttggaagatattcaagttatgaacttggactttaggatttttgaacttagaatattgttttggtttgtataaattgtgaACTTTAAACTTTGGAACTAATATGGACTTAGatgcttgaattttaggatacttgaatataatatagaacttgaccttagaacttgaattttgaaacttaaacttagaactttgaacttgaaattttgttgactttTGAAATCTTGTTAAATTGTAGTACTTATGAACaaattaagctaattagagttAGACCATATTCATAGTCACGAATTTAAACTTTAGGAAGTTTGGAAgttgaactttgaaatttttaggtttgtatatgttTGAGTTCTTTAAGCTTTAGAAGTAACTAGAACTTAGACTTTAAagctaattaattagaactttatgttgtcatgaacttaaactttaattagatacttgaatactccttattttagaactttaatttgtatatacttgaaacatgtaattttgttcttatttaacttaGAATATctgacttgaattaattataagttgaattaattataatttgaacttaattataagttgaattaattataagttgaacttaattattatatgaattaattaattataacttgaatttaattattatatgaattaattaattagaacttgaattaaatagaatttgaacttaataattataagttgaattaattataagttgatcttaattattatatgaattaattaattataacttgaattaatcataacttgaatttaactaatatatgaattaattaattataacttgaattaatcataacttgaacttaactaatatatgaattaattaattataacttgaattaatcataacttgaacttagttattatatgaattaattgattataacttttattttctaatatgcaaCAAGATTATGAGCGGCACATATGTGAGATGGGAGATTCGGTTCAGCTAACGCCtgaacagtccactcaaatttggacagaaaaagtggttggaggctgccacaagggccgaatatatggaatgggctctaggaataatgtacgatgactccaatcaggtttagaaggtattgaATCATCGCGTCAAGCCGAGGCCATTGACGAAGTTCAAATAGATGCAATGTCTTagcaaattgcagaacttacacgTGCATTGGCAGAATCAGAGAAAAGAAGAATCGAGgatcaaaaaagtatgaataAACAAattgagcaaattaaagaacaagagCTCAACCTAGTCCGTCAGATTCCGCCCCGTTATTCAAGAGCGTCCACTCTGGATGATTCCGACGATAGTGATGAAATatagcaaatagtccttagggttccctatgtttgtttatgaacattttgaatagtttttgttaactttaaaacactttaaatcgttctaaattatgattttattcattttaagtgtttaattatgtttgttattatgtattttgcgaattttgtttgttgttatttatgtttgaatgggctgaattgaatactattgaattgaattttgattgcaggtgggCAGCAGAAACTGCAGGTTTTTGCTGTCAAAAGTGTTgcaaaaaaagcgacggacagggtcctttagtccgtcgcttttttggttattttttaaatatttttccagaaaagcgacggacaggatCCTTTAGTCTGttgcttttctatttttttaaaaatatttttccagaaaagcgaTGGACAAAAGGACCATGTCCGTCTCTTTTCTGGAAAAATTTCAGATAAACAAAGTGACGGACGGAGACTAAATGTCCGTCgctttggattaaaaaatttcttttttaaaaaaaaataaaagacaagtccgtcgtattttttttttatattttttttaattaaaaaaattaggagcGATGCAGTTCGTCGCTTTTTacgaccctgtccgtcgctcctTCAAAAGCGTCGGCAGTGACTACATTgcttttttgttgattttgacAAAAAAAGCAACGCAATCCGTCGCTTTTTTACGtcattttttggtaattttttaatagtgtttgtttccttttaaattaatattttcaaaagttagtcaaataatttttcgaATAGTTGGATAACCATGCGTTAGCGACCACTTTGAAtacttaacaccttctcaaagtgaaaataagaatctCGTAccttttctctgaatttttaagacttaaatctgttagggttttttaaattaagttttcttaatttctttaaaaaattaagtggtgactcttcttttctaaaattgattttttctctataaagttgaaattaattttaaacctttTTTTTGTCATAACAATATATAGGGCCGAGTGTCATGTTacgacacatatattggatcgggtgttacgTTCCGACGCATATTGCTATggattccatgagagaaccattgtgtggctatcatttgtgaattgatcttgactatatgtgtgatgatagagaatTGACtcgattataattgagcatgcccatcttgtgtaataattgatatgaaaggaccaaatatccaagtgttaccatgttgATTGTTATATCTGAAATTTACAATGTGAAATTGTATATTGCtttgaaatggtaaattgataacGTGTTCATGTATATGCTCGTTTGGATTATGTTATGATTGCTAGACTTGTCTGCATTGTAGGTATGAGGTCGTGGGTAAATAAGTGGAGAGCAATCGATGCATTGTTAAGTGAAATTAGTGACTTAAAGTTAGATATTGCTGATATCATGTGCACATATGTGTTAAATGGGGGATTTGAAGAGAATTCAGAGTTTCTGCCTTCGGATAGGCCGCTCTGGCGGGAGGAATCCCATTGTGGCGAGGCTGTCAGAGTGGTATAGGTCCCGCCACAGCAGGCCAGTACGGCTAGAAGGTGAACCTCAATCTACCTAAATGTTTCCCTCTTTTAATTAACATGCTAATTATTCTAGGGCCAGATATTGGTGTGAAAGCTAAGGTAGTAGACCAGTTAGACAGTGTTAGTGGTGGCTCGTAGTTCAaaaactcctctatgtgatagaagggctaggccttgatctTATCGGAATCAGGTGTGTCTGAGTTGCCACGACCGTCCGAGGTTCTCCAATTGTTATGGATTAAATTATAAGAAATTTTTGAAATCAAAAATGAGTATTAAAGTTGAcagcggaccaactagaagggatgaaaGTTAGCTTGAACGACTTTAATGGGGTTAATGAAAATGGtaagagtttgtgcataaaaGTTTGGCGGTGTATTTCCTTAAGAGTAtgatttcttcttgttgatttctttatattatgcggtgggtatcgggttgaccgatgatgcctactagtacgtgttgtttgtactgatactactcttgttatgccacttggcatagtctgattgCATGATCAGTGATTTTTCATAGGTGAAGATGAAGATAAGTCTCTAGCAGCTTCTACTCTTTCTTCCTTACGGTGGGAACTGTATCTTGTTATCACTTATAAATTATACTCTTAGATGTTTTTGTacatgtttagactagtatccttaaaggtgttagtatgtttctagtaataaaatttagagttttaaaattttcaattatggtGTA
Protein-coding sequences here:
- the LOC129891622 gene encoding ribonuclease S-6-like, translating into MKKMELPFFFLVLILLLEITFSVESQNPALLKYVLEWPPTFCIQLNHEKEGWCKVPIPYHQFTLHGLMPADEEGFSIKYCSNTEPNWNALFESTRDELVTFWPSLREDFNETEFWKRQWRAHGSCAGTTPEEYFHKAIHINHLPEHGNLFNYLIKRGIFPSDHRAYRKEDIVKAIQSVFDEFPSLIRQRSPPRPSSGSPSRNIYLSCVPTNHGYILSEVTLCTNLEGTEYISCPLEADPASCPDEIMLPLPNDQIRPYLPLMDKWKKPMGNI